The following are encoded together in the Parabacteroides chongii genome:
- a CDS encoding FKBP-type peptidyl-prolyl cis-trans isomerase yields MPYLCAVKERLTEMAKNKKEEYKEQNLQYLEEIASQEGVKKLADGVLYKVIEQGNGTVSPRLDSVVSVHYRGILIDGRQFDNSYKRNCPEAFRLNQVIEGWQIALQQMHAGDKWIVYIPYTCGYGNRASGPIPAFSTLIFEVELLGIA; encoded by the coding sequence ATGCCTTATCTTTGCGCAGTAAAAGAAAGATTGACTGAGATGGCAAAGAATAAAAAAGAAGAATATAAGGAGCAGAATCTGCAGTACCTGGAAGAAATCGCTTCGCAGGAAGGTGTGAAGAAGTTGGCGGATGGGGTATTATACAAAGTGATAGAGCAGGGGAACGGGACCGTTTCACCTCGTTTGGATAGCGTTGTTTCCGTTCATTATCGGGGGATTTTGATTGATGGGCGCCAATTTGACAATTCCTATAAACGGAATTGTCCGGAGGCTTTTCGCTTGAACCAGGTCATAGAGGGCTGGCAGATTGCACTTCAGCAAATGCATGCAGGAGATAAATGGATTGTCTATATACCTTATACTTGCGGATATGGAAACAGGGCTTCCGGTCCGATACCTGCATTTTCTACCCTGATCTTTGAGGTGGAGTTGTTGGGGATCGCTTAA
- a CDS encoding zinc-dependent metalloproteinase lipoprotein, whose protein sequence is MRIKYLFLLIILTGFWTGCKDSELDSPPIDLSESEFNDVSNEGATLKLEITTGSTWTASSDVDWCRPLPEKGTGNQSLTIAVEGNLETTQRTATVAIVSGGTEKKIQIHQNAATGELHYKLPVIFHVLYKDQSDRLQYVSQSRLAEILTAVNKLYNDNAKSVDMNLSFVLAASDPAGNTLSTPGVEYIQYTEEYPIDCDEFMNDESGKYVKYLWDPNQYINVMIYNFKDDATTNSTTLGIAHIPFSTTGSNYLEGLSETKQSYLELANLKFPYSVSVNSLFINDQSSQTQYSTADITVTLAHELGHYLGLHHAFSEDEKGVADDCIDSDYCDDTPTYNKVKYDADYAYIAQYEPSKFTFDYLVRRTNCSGITFTSYNIMDYSVSYSDRFTDDQRDRIRHVLTYSPLIPGPKKGVTKTRSATATPLDLPIRVIK, encoded by the coding sequence ATGAGAATCAAATATTTGTTTCTGCTGATTATCCTGACCGGCTTTTGGACCGGGTGTAAAGATTCGGAATTGGATTCGCCGCCCATCGATCTTTCCGAATCAGAGTTTAATGATGTCAGCAATGAAGGGGCTACATTAAAACTGGAAATCACAACCGGTTCGACCTGGACGGCTTCTTCCGATGTGGATTGGTGCAGGCCGCTTCCGGAAAAGGGCACGGGTAATCAATCATTGACGATAGCGGTTGAGGGTAACCTGGAGACGACGCAAAGAACAGCTACCGTGGCAATAGTCAGTGGCGGAACAGAAAAGAAGATACAGATTCATCAGAATGCTGCCACAGGAGAGTTACATTACAAGCTACCTGTCATTTTCCATGTTTTGTATAAGGATCAGTCGGACCGGCTTCAGTATGTCAGCCAAAGCCGTTTGGCGGAGATACTTACTGCTGTTAACAAACTCTACAACGACAATGCTAAAAGTGTAGATATGAATCTCTCTTTTGTGCTTGCCGCATCAGATCCGGCCGGGAATACTTTGAGCACTCCAGGGGTAGAGTATATTCAATACACAGAAGAGTATCCGATCGACTGTGATGAGTTTATGAATGACGAATCCGGTAAATATGTCAAATATTTGTGGGATCCTAATCAATATATCAATGTGATGATATATAATTTTAAAGACGATGCGACTACAAATTCTACCACATTGGGGATTGCCCACATTCCTTTCTCAACAACGGGCAGTAACTACCTGGAGGGACTTAGCGAAACCAAGCAGTCGTATCTCGAACTCGCTAATCTGAAGTTTCCATATAGCGTATCTGTTAATAGCTTGTTTATTAATGATCAATCCAGTCAAACCCAATATAGTACTGCTGATATTACAGTTACTTTGGCCCATGAACTAGGTCATTATCTGGGGTTACACCATGCTTTTTCAGAAGATGAGAAAGGAGTGGCAGACGATTGCATCGATTCTGATTATTGCGATGATACACCGACATACAACAAGGTAAAATATGATGCTGATTACGCTTATATTGCTCAATATGAACCGTCGAAGTTTACATTTGATTATTTGGTGAGGCGGACGAATTGTAGCGGTATAACATTTACTTCTTATAATATTATGGACTATTCGGTCTCTTATTCCGATCGGTTTACGGATGATCAGCGTGACCGTATCCGTCACGTCCTGACGTATAGTCCGCTTATTCCGGGGCCTAAGAAAGGAGTTACCAAGACACGTTCGGCAACTGCAACTCCGCTTGATTTGCCGATACGCGTGATAAAGTAA
- a CDS encoding efflux transporter outer membrane subunit yields MHISTWCYTVLCLFLPITLTAQVKHKYLDHALPEAWQENDSNFQQTLPVEDNWWKNFDDPVLDSLIDVAVKQNYSVQMAADRIAMAKANLRIQQGSYSPTLGLSAGWNRQQSSGNTSSLPQTVTQYADASLSMSWELDVFGSIRNRVKAQKENFAASKEEYNAVMVSLCAQVASAYINLRELQQEVDVVTQNCLSQQAVVEITQKRYETGLVSKLDVAQAQSVYYSTKASLPMLEAGIIRYTNALAVLMGLYPQDVKGLIDSPRPLPDYIETVGIGFPANLLLRRPDIRSAERQVNAQAATLGASKSDWWPQVFVKGSIGFASHDIDKIANHNSLTYEIAPAISWNFFQGGKLAQATRLAKAQLDETIRQFNETVLTSVQEVDNAMSSYKNSIKQIVALREVVNQGQQTLDLSLDLYKQGLTPFQNVLDAQRSLLTYENQLTQAKGNSLLDLIQLYQALGGGWSN; encoded by the coding sequence ATGCACATAAGTACATGGTGTTATACTGTGCTTTGCCTCTTTCTGCCGATAACGCTAACGGCACAGGTGAAACATAAGTACCTCGATCACGCATTGCCGGAAGCGTGGCAGGAGAACGACAGTAATTTCCAACAGACTTTGCCCGTTGAAGACAACTGGTGGAAGAATTTTGATGATCCGGTATTGGATTCCCTGATCGATGTAGCCGTGAAGCAGAACTATTCTGTGCAGATGGCAGCCGATCGTATCGCTATGGCAAAAGCCAACCTGCGCATACAACAGGGCAGTTATTCGCCTACACTGGGGCTCTCAGCCGGATGGAACCGGCAGCAGAGCAGCGGCAACACCAGCAGCCTGCCGCAGACAGTTACCCAATATGCCGACGCTTCGCTCTCCATGAGCTGGGAACTGGATGTGTTCGGCAGTATCCGTAACCGTGTGAAAGCCCAGAAAGAAAACTTCGCAGCGTCTAAAGAAGAGTACAACGCAGTCATGGTATCCCTTTGTGCCCAGGTCGCATCCGCCTATATCAATCTGCGTGAACTGCAACAGGAGGTCGATGTCGTAACGCAAAACTGCCTCTCACAACAGGCGGTCGTCGAGATCACGCAGAAAAGATATGAAACAGGACTGGTTTCAAAGCTCGACGTAGCACAGGCCCAGTCCGTCTATTACAGCACCAAAGCCTCACTGCCCATGCTGGAAGCAGGCATCATCCGGTACACAAATGCACTGGCCGTCCTGATGGGACTTTACCCGCAAGATGTCAAAGGGTTGATCGACAGCCCCCGTCCCCTGCCCGACTATATCGAAACAGTCGGAATAGGCTTTCCGGCAAATCTCCTGCTTCGCCGTCCGGATATACGCTCTGCCGAACGCCAGGTAAATGCACAGGCTGCAACACTGGGGGCTTCGAAGTCCGACTGGTGGCCACAGGTATTCGTCAAAGGCTCCATCGGATTCGCTTCGCATGACATCGATAAAATAGCCAATCACAACAGCCTGACCTACGAAATCGCACCCGCCATCTCCTGGAATTTCTTTCAGGGAGGTAAACTGGCACAGGCAACACGTCTGGCAAAAGCCCAGCTGGACGAGACGATCAGGCAATTCAATGAAACCGTCCTCACCTCCGTACAGGAAGTCGATAATGCGATGAGCTCATACAAGAACTCGATTAAACAGATCGTCGCCCTCCGCGAAGTGGTCAACCAGGGACAACAGACACTCGACCTGTCCCTCGACCTCTACAAGCAAGGGTTGACACCGTTCCAGAATGTACTGGATGCCCAACGCTCTCTGCTCACCTACGAGAATCAGCTGACCCAGGCTAAAGGAAATTCCCTTCTCGATCTGATCCAACTCTACCAGGCACTGGGCGGAGGATGGAGTAATTGA
- a CDS encoding NADP-dependent malic enzyme: MAKVTKEEALRYHSEGKPGKIEVIPTKPYSTQTDLSLAYSPGVAEPCLEIEKNPLDAYKYTSKGNLVAVISNGTAVLGLGNIGALAGKPVMEGKGLLFKIFAGIDVFDIEVNEKDPDKFIETVKAIAPTFGGINLEDIKAPECFKIEQRLKAELDIPVMHDDQHGTAIISGAGLVNALEITGKKIEDVKIVVNGAGAASISCTKLYVMLGARKENIIMCDSKGVISTHRTDLNESKKEFATTKDIKTLEEAVVGADVFLGLSVANVLTQDMVRSMNDNPIVFALANPNPEISYADAMASREDIIFATGRSDYPNQINNVLGFPYIFRGALDTHAKAINEEMKLAAVHAIAELAKEPVPDVVNAAYKLKRTTFGRDYILPKALDPRLLTRVSVAVAKAAIESGVSRKTITDWDGYANHLREMMGYDNKMLRSFTDMAKANPKRVVFAEANHVNMLKAAVEAKAEGICHPILLGNEERLEKLAAEENLSLEGIEIINLRHDREEERRDRYARILSEKRAREGVTFSEAREKMVGRNAFGMMMVATGDADAFVTGVYSRYSEVTKLAEEIIGIRPSYKHFGAMNIMTCKKGTFFISDTLINRHPSTEVLIDIARLTHDAVKFFAHDPVMAMLSYSNFGSDKQGSPQKVHDAIDYLHKNHPEIMIDGEMQVNFVLDKKLRDDMYPFNKLKGKDVNVLVFPNLSSANSAYKLLDALGITETIGPIQMGLNKPIHFTDVESSTRDIVNLTTVAVVDAIVQEQIEKGE; encoded by the coding sequence ATGGCAAAAGTAACAAAAGAGGAAGCACTTCGGTATCACTCCGAAGGCAAGCCCGGAAAAATCGAAGTAATCCCGACAAAGCCCTATAGTACACAGACCGATCTATCACTGGCCTATTCACCCGGTGTAGCAGAGCCTTGTCTGGAAATTGAGAAGAATCCGCTCGATGCATACAAATATACATCCAAAGGAAACCTGGTTGCCGTTATCTCCAACGGAACAGCTGTCCTGGGATTGGGTAATATCGGTGCACTGGCCGGTAAACCGGTTATGGAAGGCAAAGGACTTCTCTTCAAGATCTTCGCCGGCATCGACGTGTTCGACATTGAAGTAAACGAAAAAGATCCCGATAAATTCATCGAGACAGTCAAGGCGATCGCCCCTACTTTCGGCGGTATCAACCTGGAAGACATCAAAGCACCCGAATGTTTTAAGATCGAGCAACGCCTGAAAGCGGAACTGGATATTCCGGTCATGCACGATGACCAGCACGGTACGGCTATCATCTCAGGAGCCGGCCTGGTCAACGCACTCGAAATAACCGGCAAGAAAATCGAAGACGTGAAGATCGTCGTCAACGGTGCCGGAGCAGCTTCCATCTCATGTACTAAACTATATGTGATGCTGGGAGCACGCAAAGAAAATATCATCATGTGCGACAGTAAAGGCGTTATCTCCACACATCGCACAGACCTGAACGAGTCGAAGAAAGAATTCGCTACGACAAAAGATATCAAGACACTGGAAGAAGCCGTTGTAGGTGCGGACGTATTCCTGGGCTTATCCGTTGCCAACGTCCTGACACAGGACATGGTACGCAGTATGAACGACAACCCGATCGTATTCGCGCTGGCAAACCCAAACCCGGAAATATCCTATGCTGATGCCATGGCTTCCCGCGAAGACATCATCTTTGCAACCGGACGTTCCGACTATCCGAACCAGATCAACAACGTACTGGGATTCCCGTATATCTTCCGCGGCGCATTGGACACACATGCCAAAGCGATCAACGAAGAGATGAAGCTGGCAGCCGTCCATGCCATCGCCGAGCTGGCAAAAGAGCCTGTTCCCGACGTTGTCAACGCTGCCTACAAACTGAAACGTACTACTTTCGGACGCGATTACATCCTGCCTAAAGCACTCGACCCGCGTTTGCTGACACGTGTATCCGTTGCCGTAGCCAAAGCAGCCATCGAATCGGGCGTTTCACGTAAGACTATCACCGACTGGGACGGCTATGCCAACCATCTGCGTGAAATGATGGGATACGATAACAAGATGCTTCGTTCCTTTACCGATATGGCAAAAGCCAATCCAAAACGTGTCGTATTTGCCGAAGCCAACCACGTCAATATGCTGAAAGCTGCCGTAGAAGCGAAAGCCGAAGGTATCTGCCATCCGATCCTGTTGGGTAATGAAGAGCGACTGGAAAAATTGGCAGCCGAAGAGAACCTCAGCCTGGAAGGCATTGAGATCATCAATCTGCGCCATGACCGCGAAGAAGAACGCCGCGACCGTTATGCCCGTATCCTGTCGGAAAAAAGAGCACGCGAAGGCGTCACTTTCTCTGAAGCCCGCGAAAAGATGGTTGGTCGTAATGCATTCGGTATGATGATGGTAGCGACAGGTGATGCGGATGCATTCGTGACCGGTGTTTACAGCCGCTACTCGGAAGTAACGAAACTGGCAGAAGAGATTATCGGTATCCGTCCGTCCTATAAGCATTTCGGTGCCATGAACATTATGACTTGTAAGAAAGGTACTTTCTTTATTTCCGATACACTGATCAACCGCCATCCTTCCACGGAAGTATTGATCGACATTGCCCGTCTTACACATGATGCAGTCAAATTCTTCGCACACGATCCGGTAATGGCGATGTTGTCTTATTCCAACTTCGGTTCCGACAAGCAGGGCAGCCCGCAGAAAGTACACGATGCGATCGATTATCTGCACAAGAACCATCCGGAAATCATGATCGACGGAGAAATGCAGGTTAATTTCGTACTCGATAAGAAATTGCGTGACGATATGTACCCGTTCAACAAACTGAAAGGGAAGGATGTCAACGTCCTGGTATTCCCGAACCTGAGTTCCGCCAACAGTGCCTACAAGTTACTGGATGCACTGGGTATCACCGAAACGATCGGCCCGATCCAGATGGGATTGAACAAACCGATCCACTTCACCGACGTAGAAAGCTCCACACGCGACATTGTCAACCTGACTACTGTTGCCGTCGTAGATGCTATCGTACAGGAACAGATCGAAAAAGGAGAATAA
- a CDS encoding efflux RND transporter periplasmic adaptor subunit — MIKTFAKYSLITLSVFVLASCKGKKQPTETQAPSISVTTPEVKDITLTKDYPGYLSSELMVNLVARVNGYLQTSHLVAGSKVKKGDLIFVIEPDTYKDNVTQAEAALKTSKAQLDYARSNYERMKEAAKSGAVSQIQVLQAQSTVAEMEASVRNAEAGLNTARTNLSYCYIRAPFDGRITRASYDIGNYINGAVQPVTLATLYKDDLMYVNFNIEDNQFMKMMITAAQNDSTVKLPETISVHLGDNGRQNYTGRLDYLSPNVDLSTGTLNVRANLDNKDGELKSGLYVTITLPYSEKKDAVLVRDASIGTDQLGKYLYIVNDSNIVRYRHIEPGQLVDDTLRQVISGIEPNERYVTTALLKVRDGMSITPIK, encoded by the coding sequence ATGATAAAGACATTTGCCAAATACAGTCTAATCACCTTGTCGGTATTCGTTCTGGCATCGTGTAAAGGGAAAAAACAGCCGACGGAGACACAGGCTCCTTCCATCAGTGTAACAACACCGGAAGTCAAAGATATTACACTGACAAAAGATTATCCCGGTTATCTGAGCTCTGAATTAATGGTCAACCTAGTGGCCCGGGTAAACGGTTATCTTCAGACCTCGCACCTGGTAGCAGGCAGCAAAGTGAAAAAAGGAGATCTGATCTTCGTGATCGAACCCGATACTTATAAAGATAATGTGACACAGGCAGAGGCGGCACTCAAAACCTCCAAAGCGCAGCTCGATTACGCCCGCAGCAATTACGAGCGGATGAAAGAAGCGGCAAAAAGCGGGGCCGTCAGCCAAATCCAGGTCCTGCAGGCCCAATCGACCGTAGCCGAAATGGAAGCCTCCGTACGTAATGCGGAAGCCGGACTGAACACCGCCCGGACCAATCTGAGCTATTGCTATATCCGCGCCCCGTTCGACGGACGGATCACACGCGCCAGTTACGATATCGGCAACTATATAAACGGAGCCGTGCAACCCGTCACACTGGCTACCCTATATAAAGACGATCTGATGTATGTAAACTTCAACATCGAGGACAACCAGTTTATGAAGATGATGATCACAGCCGCTCAGAACGACTCCACCGTAAAACTTCCCGAAACAATCTCCGTACACCTGGGAGATAACGGACGGCAGAACTACACAGGCCGGCTGGATTACCTTTCTCCCAACGTAGACCTCTCGACCGGGACACTGAATGTCCGTGCCAATCTCGATAATAAGGACGGGGAATTGAAAAGCGGATTATACGTCACCATCACCCTCCCTTACAGCGAAAAGAAAGACGCCGTCCTGGTGCGCGATGCCTCCATCGGTACCGACCAGCTGGGAAAATACCTTTATATTGTCAATGATTCCAATATCGTACGATACCGCCATATAGAACCGGGACAACTAGTGGACGACACGCTACGGCAGGTCATCAGCGGGATCGAACCGAACGAACGTTACGTCACCACCGCTTTATTGAAAGTTAGGGACGGAATGAGTATTACCCCCATAAAATAA